The Rubripirellula reticaptiva DNA window CAACAGTGCTGCCCGGAAGTTGAAGGGTCCGGAGATCGGATTTCCACCAATGAAAACGGGATTGGTAATGGCGCTAACGCCAACCTCTTGGTAATTGGTGTTGCCAAGCCTCGCATCATCATTTCCGTTACGATTCGTAGCAGAACTGTCAATGGTAAAGAACTGAACGTTCGGCGTTGTGCGAACAATACTGTTGAGAATCAATTCCTCGCTGTCAAACCGAATCTTGAAGGCGTAGGCGGAAAGCGAATCGCCCGCCTCTAATGCGATGTTGATGGCAACATCAAAACTGGCATTCGCAGCAAGGTTTAGGTTTGCCTGATTGTCGGGCAGATTCGCGTTTACATCGAACGTGAGCACCATCGCGCCTCGCGAAACGCCCGCGGATGAGCAAACTAAGATTATTAGGATCAATACACGATTCATTTCTAACTCAATTTTCTTGTGTGGTTTAAGGTTTTTTTTCGATTACTAGGCTATAGAACGCTGGCGTTACTCGTATTCAATTCCCTTAAAAAACCGCTGAATGAACTGGCCATAGTCGGGGATGCCAACAACACCGTCTCCGTCGAAGTCATAAAGATCATTAAATGCAGCGTCGTTGGTCGGTTTGAAGAATGTTTGAATGAACTGACCGTACTCGGGAACGCCAACGATGCGATCGCCAGAGGTATCTCCGAAGTGTGCGAAGAAGTTGTCGCTTTCTAACGTTCCGATTCCATAGTCGCCGCCTTGCAGTCCATTGCCGTCTCCGTCTAGTCGGACGGAAGTTCCGGCGCGACTTACTTTGTTGGGATCAACGGAAAGTTCATAGTTACCGTCGACGAGCGAGTTTTGCGTACCACGGGTAAACACTGACGTGGACTCAAACAGGATCGTCGCGATCGTGTTGTCGTTGGCGTCGTCTTGATAGGTGAAAGTGATATCGACGGTTCCCCCCTGACTTCCCCGCTTAGTGAGAGTAAACGCACCGGGCTCAATATCGACGCTTCCTTCAAACTGAACTTCAAGCGTTCTGATCTGTGAACGTTGGCCGGTATCGTTATCCATGAGCACCGCGCCGACTTGGGCGAGGTCGACCAGCGTTAAACGCACTTCGTTGGAGCCAACCTTGAGGTCCCAGTCACTTCCCAGCGGTGCGGCGGGAAGTTCGACGCGGTCGAAGTCGCCGGTGAATCCGGCACTGGACGTCATCAGTACAAATGAATCACCCACGTTCGGTGTGAATCCATTGAGTTCGACAACCTGTATGTCGCCACCCAAGGCCACAGCGCCGGTGTGAATCAATTGATCATGGCCACTGCTGCCGGGGGTCGTACCGCCCAGCTCGATGATGGTCGTGGCGCTGGCCGCGTAGGTCACGCTGCCGTTGACCACTTGGGCCGGGCTGAAGCCGGGACTGTGTGTGCCGGTGATGTTGACGTTGTTCAGGCTGCCGATGCCTTTGGAATAACCCGGCAATGTGATTGGCTGGGCAGGGCTGGTGCCATCCACGCTGCCATTGATCAGGGACATCAGCGCGAGGTCGTTGGGCGTGTCGAGCGTGCCGAAACCGGTCAGGTTGTCGCCGAAGTCGATCAGTGCTCCGTTGGCGGCGATGATCGTACCGGCGTTGCCACTGCTGCCAAGCGTGGTCAGCGATCCCAGCACGACTTGGTTCGCATCCATCAAGGTTAGCGTGTGGTTGGCGATTCGTAGGATGCCGTCGGTATCGAATCCGTTGAACGCCGCGGCATCACCGATGGTGAGGTCGCCGGTCAATAAAACGGTCGAGCCGCTTTGGCCAGCGAACGGCCCGTCAATGGTTCCGTTTCCAATCAAGCTCTCGCCGGATCCCAACGCCAGTCCCGACGCCGATGTGATTGTGCCACCGTCCAGCAAGGTCAGGTCATCGAGTGCTGCCATCAACGTTGATTCGATCGTCAACGTGTCGGCACCGACATTTAGGGTGCCATCGACCGCAAAGGTCAACATTCCGGTCACTGCCAGTGGTTCAACCCCAGTGAAAGCGACGACACTTGTATTCGCGCCGTCACGTGTAGTGATACTTGCATCACCCAGCGTGCTATTGCTGGAATGGTAGGTTGCTCGCGAAGTTCCAGTGCCGTTGACGACCAATTTGTCGATTCCATTGGAACCATTGAAGGCGATGCCACCAACAAACGAAAAGAATCCACCCGCCGTGGTCGCGTCAAAATCGATGTTCACATTGTCGTTTAACGTTCCGCCATTGATCGTCAGCGACTGTGTCGATGAAAGTGGCGTCGTGAACATTACGGCACCCCCATTGTTGTTATCAGTCACCTCGACGTTGGCGCCATTGAGTTGCAGGTTGACGTCATTGCTGACTCCGGTCGGCAAGTTGAAAACAACATTTTTGGTGATGGTGACCAAGTAGTCCTCCACCTCGCCGTCCAATGCCGGGCCATGGGGACCGAGTCCACCGGCGGAGCTGACCCGAACACGAGCGTAGGTGTCACCGACCACGGCGTTGGCGGGCACAACAAAGTTCAGAGTTTGCAAACCGCCACTGACGAACACATTGTCAAGAATTCGATCGCTGGCGTCCCAGACTCCGTTGCCATCAAAATCGATCCAGGCATCGACGCGAGCCGACGCGGCGTTTTGCAAATCAATGTTCACGCCAGCGATGGCGGTCCCGACTTGGATCGTGCCGAAGAAGACCCCGTCGTCATCGGCGCCGTCGCCGCTACCGTCCAGGGGTGCCACCGCATCGCTCTCAATATCTCGCGTTGCACCCAAAGTCGGGCCAACCGTATCGTGCCGTGCACCGTCGCTAGCCAGCAATGTTCCATACGAATCGGGTGCATCACCGAAGTCAGGTTTGACGTTGGTCCACACCTGGTGGTCGCCGGTATAGTTGACGACCAAGGCGTCCAAGTCGCCGTCGCTATCGACGTCCCCCAAACTCACGCTAAGACCACCCAAGCTATTCGCCAGCGTCTGGCTGCCCGCGAACACACCGTTGGTGTTGGTCCACACCTGGTGGTCGCCTTGATAGTTGGCGACAAAAGCGTCCAGGTCGCCGTCGCCATCGAGATCCCCCATACTTACGCTATAGCTCAGCGAGCTATTGACCAGCGACTGGCTGCCCGCGAACACGCCGCCGGTGTTGGTCCACACCTGGTGGTCGCCTTGATAATTGGCGACAAAAGCGTCCAGGTCGCCGTCGCCATCGACGTCCCCCAAACGTACACTACGGCTATTCGAACTATTGGCCAGCGACTGGCTATTGGTGAACACGCCGTTGGTGTTGGTCCACACTTGGTGGTCGTCGCCAACGTTGGCAACGAAGGCGTCTAGGTCGCCGTCGCCGTCGATATCCCCCAAACTCACGCTATAGCTGCGCAAACCATTGACCAGAGACTGGCTGTTGGTGAACACGCCGCCCGCGTTGGTCCACACCTGGTGGTCGTCGCTATTGTTGGCAACAAAGGCGTCCAGGTCGCCGTCGCCATCGAAATCCCCCAAACTCACGCTAAAGCTACGCAAGTTATTGGCCAGCGTCTGGCTGCCCGCGAACACGCCGCCGGTGTTGGTCCACACTTGGTGGGCGCCTTGATCATTGGCGACGAAAGCGTCCAGGTCGCCGTCGCCATCGAGATCCCCCAAACTCACGCTAGTGCTGCGCAAACTATTGGCCAGCGTTTGGCTGCCCGCGAACACGCCGCCGGTGTTAATCCACACCTGGTGGTCGCCTTGAACATTGGCGACGAAGGCGTCCAGGTCGCCGTCGCCATCGAGATCCCCCATACTTACGCTATAGCTCAGCGAGCTATTGACCAGCGACTGGCCGCTGTCAGCGAAAAATCGCGAGAAGTCGGGCGGGTTGATGGTCAGGGGGTGATCCTCGACTTCACCGTCCAAGGCCAGGCCACGTGGACCGAGTCCACCGGCGGTGCTCAAGCGAATTCTCGCGTAAAGCGTCTGACCGCTGACGGCATCGGCGGGCACATCGAACAGCACGACGTTGTCACCGACGTTCACGAGCGCACGGCTGGCGATCCGCTCACCGAGTCCATCGAAGGTCCCGTCACCGTTGAAATCGATCCAGGCATCCAGCTTGCCTGCGGCACCCTGAACATTGACCGTCACACTCGCATCGGTCTGTCCGACTTGGATCGTGCCGAAGATGACTCCGTCGTCATCGGCGCCGTCGCCGCTACCATCCAGCGGTGCCACCGCATCGCTCTCGCCATCACGCGTTGCACCCAAAGTCGGGCCGACTGCTTCGTGCCGTGCACCTTCGCTGGCCAGCAACGTTCCATACGAATCGGGTGCATCACCGAAATCAAAGCCGCTACTTTCAAAAGCACCGATGTCGATTCGGCCGAACAATACACGGCTAAAAGGTGTGCTGCCACGTTGGTCAAATTCACCAACGTTGAATGGGATCGCTGGATCGCCCGCATTGAACGCAGGAGACACTGGCGATATCGCGTGCGTTAGCGTCGGGCCGCCGTTGTTGGCCAGTGGGCCGAGCAGTGGATTGCCGACAATCGTGTCCACCAACCCTCCCGATCCATCCTGGATGAGATTGAAGGTACCGTTGAAGGTACCGACAAGGTCTCCGCCTGAAGTGCTGCCTGCCACGATGCTGTTGTTGACGGTCACCGTACCGGACACGTTGTTAATGCCGCCGCCTGCGAAAGCCGAATTGCCGCTGAGCGTGCTGCTGGTGACGGTCACCGTACCGGAGACGTTGTTGATTCCGCCGCCGCTGCCGATGCCGCCAATATTTCCGCTGAGTGTGCTGTTGGTGACGGTCATCGTACCTAAGTTCCAGATGCCGCCGCCGCCGCCTTGGTAAGCCGAATTGCCGCTGAGCACGCTGCTGGTGACGATCGCCGTACCCTTATTCCAGATGCCCCCGCCTTGGTAAGCCGAATTGCCACTGATCGTACTGCTGATGAGTGAGAGCACACCGTCTGAATTGAAACGAATGCCGCCGCCATCAAGCGCCTGGCCGCCGGTGACTGTCAGACCATTGACTGTCAGATCGCCTGTGGTGCTGGAAAAATTCAGGACCCGCGAGTTGTTATCTAGTTGCAAGTTTACGGAGGCGGCGACGTCAGTGATCAATGTGCCTAGAACCAACTCGTCATTGCCTAGTGCATCGCCCGTGATCGTCACGTTCAAGCCGGTCGTGCCATCGATCGTCAGCATATCGGTGATCTCGAGTTCGCCTTGGGTCAGACGGATCAAACTGTTCCCATCTCCAAGAAAAATATTGGCATCGAACGTGATCGTTTGGGAACCCGGTAAGGCGTTGGCGAATCTGATTGCCTCACGTAACGACGTGAACTGATCGTTTTCGTCAATGATGTCGTTGGGTGTTGTGACCGTGAGACTCGGAGTCTCCTGGGCCTCGAACGCACCCATATCAATCTGTCCGCCAGCAACGCGAGCGAATCCACGTTGATCGAAATTGGGCGGTGAACTGAACCCAGGGTCGCCAGCATTGATTGCCGGACTACCAGGCAACAACGCATGCGTCTGTGTTGGGCCTCCGTTATCGGCCAGCGCACCGAGCAGCGGTTCGACGGGAGTTGCCACGCTGCCGATTTGATTGTTGCTGCCAGTGATCGTTAGCGCCGATATGCCAATCAGGCTATGGTTGATCGTTTGCGTGCTGTCGGGGTCAGGATGCAGGTCGGGGCCAGAACCGTTGTCGGTATTCCCCGCAACGATCGAGCTTTCGATCGTCAGCGGAGGGTTGTAGCCGTAATTGATTACAAAAACGCCACCTCCCCTTTCTTCCGCCACGTTGCCGCTGATCGTACTGTGCGACAGTGACAAGCCGCCTCTAAACATGAAGATGCCGCCGCCATCCGAACCACTGTTGCCGCTGATGGTACTTTCCATCAGCGTGATGTCACCGTAGCGAGCTGCGATGCCGCCGCCATCGGCAAAGTCGCCCGAGGTGCTGTTGCCGCTGATCGTGCTGCTGGTCAGGATCACGTCACCATGCCGAGCGAAAATACCGCCGCCGATGCCTTCGTTTCCGTAGGTGCGATTGCCGCTGAGCGTGCTGCTATCCAAGGTTGCATCGCCAAAAGCGTAGATGCCGCCGCCAAGGCCTAATTCGCCTGTGGTCGAGTTACCACTGACGGTGCTGCTGGTAAGCGTCAGACCGTCCATTGAATCGAACCGGATGCCTCCGCCAATGTCATTGGCACCGGTGGTGCGACCGCCGGTCACCGTCAGCCCTACCAACGTTAGATCGCCAGTGGCGGCAGAGAAGTTCACAACACGAGAGTTATCGTCGAGTGAACTGGCATTCGCGGCGAGGCTCGCGGCGACATCCGTGACGTAGGTGCCCGGTACTAGAACGTCATTCGAACTCGCGTCAGCGGTGATCACGATCTCCGTGCCGAGGGAACCGTCGATGGTCAATCCCGCCGTGATCAGCAGCTCACCTTGCGTCAGTCGGATCAAACTGTTCGCGCCGCCGGTAAAGACGGCCGCGTCAAACGTGATCACATCATCGGGAACCAGATTCGCCAAGAGAACCGCTTCACGCAGACTGAGTTCATTGGGCGAATAATCGCCGTCGACGACATCGGTCGACGTGTCAACGATGAGTCCGCGCGATGGTAGAACTTCGATCGTATCGAGAGCTTCCGCAGCAAAGTTTCCGGCCGCATCGCTGACACTTCCGGCGACCACGGTGACACGAGCGGTGCCCTCAAAGCCAACGTTCGGCGTGAAGATTGCGCTATAGAACGGGTCGTTGAGTACGAACCCCGAAAGCGTACCACCAATCGTCGCAACGTCTCCAACGTCGAAACCTGTCATGGTCTCGCTCACGTTAAAGCTGACCAGTGACGAGCCGCTGCCGTCCAATGCATCGGTTGCAAAATCCACCGTGACCGTTGGATTGAGCGTATCGATCGAGAACTCGATCTCCGGCGTGTAGTCCAACTGCGCGTTTGCAAAAACGTCCGTTGCGCCAGTGATATCGATGGTCACGTCGTCGATTCTAATGTTGGCGTCGAGGACATCGTAAAATACGACGAAGCTGACGTTGCCGTTGGTGATTGGCCAAAAGCCGTCGGCATTGACCAAGGTCGACGTCACGTCTTTATCGAAAGTCAGTACCGGAATCGCGTTTTGGTCCATCGCTTCACTGAACTGAATGACAAAAGCCACTTTGTGGACACCAACGTCAGCATCGCTGATCAGCGACGATGTCGTCGCGACGGAGCCGACGATGCGGAATGCGGTGACCGATGTGACCGACGGTGGCGCCAAATCGATGATCGTGACCGGATAGTCTTCGACTTCGCCATCACTGGCGAAACCACCTGGGCTCAAGTTGCCGGCGGTACTGAGCCGGAAGCGGGCCTGGGTCAAGCCTCCGATCGCAGTTGCGGGAACGCTGAAGGTCAAAACATTGTCACCGTTGACGACATCGACCGATTCAAACACTTGTTCTACTGCGTTCCACGAACCGTCGCCATCGAAGTCGATCCAGGCATCCAGTTTCGCTGGTCCGCCTTGAACGTTCACGGTCACCGTGGCGTCAGTCGCACCGATCAAGATGGTGCCTGCGTTGAATGTCACGCCGTCTTCATCGGCACCGTCATCGGCTTGGCCGTCCCCTTCGGCGTCACGGAGCTGGCCCAAGGTTGGACCGATTGGTTCGTGGGCTGCACCGTTGTTGGTCAACAGCGTGGGATAAGGGCTTGGCGAATCACCAAAATCGTAGCCATTTCGCTCGAAAGACCCGATGTCGATTCGGCCAAATTTTACACGGTCGAAACCACTGCCGCGCTGGTCAAACTCGGCAGCGTTAAACACGATTGCGGGGTCGCCCGCATTGAACGCTGGACTGCCGGGTAAGAGCGCATGAGTCTGCGTCGGTCCACCGTTGTCAGCAAGCGGACCAAGCATGGGAGCTTGGAAGGATAGATTCCCGATGCCAAATGTCGCTGCGGAAAAACTGATCAGGCTGTAGTCAATCGTTCGCGTCCCGCTACCCAGACTAAGTTCCGCATTCGTGGAAGGATTCTCGGCGATGATCGAGTTGTAGATCGTCACAGGCGGGGAATATTCGACCCAGATTCCTCCCGCGGAGTGTGCTTGGTTCTCGCTGATTGTGCTACCGCTTGCAGCCAAGCTGCCAGATCGTGTGGCGATGCCGCCGCCAAAGGAGTTGGCAGCCGTGTTGGCCTGGTTTCCACTGACGGTGCTGTTCGTCAGCGTCACGTTTCCAGATGACGTATAAACACCACCACCCGCTGACGTGCCAGTTCCTGTGATGCTATTGCCGCTGATCGTGCTGCTGGTCAGGTTGACCGGGCCGCTAAACGAATAGATACCACCGCCATACGCATCACTGCCCGTGATGCTGTTCCCGCTGACCGTGCTGCTATTCAGATTTACGTTGCCATTGACGGTGTAGATACCGCCGCCTCTGAAGGTTGACGTGTTGTCGCTGACGGTGCTGCCAGTGAGGGCAAGGTTGCCGCTGGAGTTGAAGATAATTCCGCCGCCGTCGCCGGTGGTCTGTCCGCCGGTGAGGGTCAGACCCGAGATCGAAAGATCGTCATTGAACGAGGAGAAGTTCACGACACGTGATGCACCTTGCGCATCAATCGTCAGCAAATCTTGGCCGGGGCCGATGACCGCCAACGATTCGTTGATTTGAAGTTCGCCAGCGGTCAGGTTGATCGACTGCACCGTGTCGAAAAGCGATCCGAATGTGATGGTGTTGATGCCTGGGGCGACGTTGGCGAGGTACACAGCTTCGCGAAGGGTCAGTTCGCCGGCCGAATAGTCATCGTCATCGATGTCACCTAGACTATCAACGACCAACGTCGGCAGCGTTTGAAACTCAAACGCGCCCATGTCAATTCGTGAACCGGCGGATGCGTTCCCATCAAAGACTCGAACAAAGGGCAAACCGCGTTGGTCGTACTCGGTCGCGTTGAATGCGATCGTAGGATTGCCCGCATCAATCGCTGGGCTGCTCGCGCTCAACGCATGCGTCTGCGTGGGGCCGCCGTTGTCCGCAAGCGGCCCGAGTTGCGGATTCCAGCCAAATAGATTGCCCGTGCCTGTCGATCCATTGATTAACGTGCCTGACGTGCTGCCGATCAAGGTGTAGTTGATCGTCAATACGCTCCCAAGATTATGCGCTAGTTGAGGCGCCGCGCTGGCGGTATTCCCGTAGATGATCGAATTCGTAACCGTGAAGCTTGGATTCGCATTCGTGCTGAAAGCCCGAATTCCGCCGCCAACCTGCGCGCTGTTACCGAAGATCGTACTGCGATCGATCGAGACCGAGTTTGGACCCGTCAGAATACCGCCGCCATAGAGAGACGCACTATTTCCGCTGATTGTGCTACCAATTAACGAGAGATCGCCCAAATAGGAATTGATACCGCCACCATGGCCAGTGCTTGCAACGTTTCCACTAACCGTGCTGTCGATCACCGTCACGGTGGCGCTCGAATTGGATGCAAATATCCCGCCGCCAGAAATGCCCGCGGTGTTTCCGCTGACGGTACTGTTGATGACAAACACGTCGCCTGCGGGCGCGTAAATCCCGCCGCCATAATAGCCTGTACTTTCACTAACCGTGCTGGCAATCAACGTGAGATCGCCAGAGGATAGAAATCGAATGCCGCCGCCGTACTGAGTCGTCTGTCCACGGGTCAGCTTCAGACCCGATACAGTCAGGTCGCCCGTCGTGCCGGTGAAATCCAAGACTCGACTGTTATTAAACGCATTGAGCGTTAGCAATTCCTGGCCGGGACCGGCGATCGTCAAAGTGTCGGTGATCGACAGCACACTTCCGGAGACATTGATTGTTCGGGGAGTATCAAAATACGATCCGAACGAGATGGTGTCTGGACCGGAAACCAAATTTGCCAAGAACACAGCTTCGTTCAAACTCAATTGGCCAAGCGTGTAATTTCCATCGCGTCCGTATGCGGTTGTGTCCACGACAAGTCCACGCGATGGCAATAGTTCAACAGTGTCGCTGCTTGAATTCACATTGGAATTGCCCGCAGCATCAGTAAAGCGATTGGTGGCGACTGTTATCGCAGCGGTAAGTTCCGCACCGACCTGTGGCGTAAACGTGGCGCTGTAGGTGGTGCCGCTGCCTGAGATCGGTGAAAGCGTTCCTCGGATAACGGTGATGTCACTGTCACCGAAGTCACTCACCGACTCGCTGAACAGAAAGTTCACCACCGATGTGCTGCCCGCGTCCATCGTCGCGGCAACGATATCGACCGCTACGGTTGGATTGAGCGTGTCGACGGAGAACTCAATCTCGGGCGTGTAGTCGACTTGCCCGTTGCCGGCAATGTCTTTCGCTCCCGTGACATCGATGGTCACGTTGGCGATATCCACGCCGGTGTCGACAACGTCGTAAGTCACCGTGTAGGTTTGGTTGCCGCCGGACCAGAGGCCCGTTCCATTTGCCAGCGCCGTGCTTGCGGTAGGATTGAACGTCAAGACTGGAGTGACGCCCGAATCCATCGGTTCGCTGAATACAACGGCGACAGCAAACGCATCGGTTCCGACGTTCGCATCAGCGATGAAGGAAAGATTCGTGTCAACGGAGACAACCGTCGGCAGCGTCGACTCCAATTCGTAAGCGCCGATATCAGTGCCGCTACCCGGCGCCACGGGATCGTCGATCGGGCGCGGCACGCCGCGCTGGTCAAAGAGTTCCGATGATGATCCCGCGTCGATCGCGGGGCTACCGGTTAGCAATGCATGCGTCTTCGTCGGTCCGCCGTTGTTGGCCAGCGGGCCCAACAGCGGGTTGCCACTGAGAATATTAGAGCTGTTGCTATCCAGGGTTCCCGAAACATTGGGATTCGAAGGCGCCGTATTCCCGGAAACGATGCTATTGGCGACATTGATGACCGTGGGACCGGCGTTGGTTCCGAAAATGCCACCGCCGCTGTTCGATGCGGTGTTGTTGGTGAGTGTGCTGCTGTTGACATTGATTGTGCCATTTAGATTGAAGATCGCACCGCCGCTGCCCGATGCCGAGTTCCCTGAAATGGTGCTGTTGCGCACGGTCAACGAGTCGTAGAAGTAGCTGAAAATTCCGCCACCATCTTGGACTGCGGAATTCCCGGAAATGGTACTTTCGACGACGCTGGCTGTCCCAAAGTTGACGATGCCGCCGCCATCGTCGCGAGTTCGGTTATTAGACAGCGTACTGCCGGTCAGATTCAGATTAGCATCGTTTCCATTGACGATAGCTCCGCCTCGACCTGTGGCGGCATTCGCAGTCAAGGTGCTGTTGCTGATCGATAAACTTTCATTGTTGAAGATGGCACCACCCACACCAACGATATCGCCACCGGTCAACGTCAAGCCACTAACGGCCACGTTGATATGCGATCCATTGTTGCTGTCGTCGATGTTGAAAATGCGAAAGCCATCACCAGTATCGAAAGTGTTGTCCGTTCCGTCTCCCGCATCGATCGTCAGCAAGTTGGCGCCAGGGCCGCTAATCGTTAATGCGGCAGTGATCGTCGGCAATTGACTGCCGATGTTGATCGTTTGGGCGGTTGCGAAAACGATCGGATCAAACGTGATCGTGTCGGCGCCGCTGCCGGTCTGACTTAGGTCGGTGGTGGCATCGGCATTGGCCGCGATGATGGCTTCGCGAAGCGTGACGAGTCCGTCTCCGCTGGTTGTGTTATCGGCGAAACTGTTCACCGTCAGCGCAGCCAGCAGATTCCGATCCTCAAGCGATTCAATCAACAGCCGCCGCCGCGACCATGGACCACCTCGTTTGGCGGTGCGGCGTCGCTTGTCGTTGCGATGGTCTCGGACGCTTCGG harbors:
- a CDS encoding choice-of-anchor Q domain-containing protein — encoded protein: MSRFRSVRDHRNDKRRRTAKRGGPWSRRRLLIESLEDRNLLAALTVNSFADNTTSGDGLVTLREAIIAANADATTDLSQTGSGADTITFDPIVFATAQTINIGSQLPTITAALTISGPGANLLTIDAGDGTDNTFDTGDGFRIFNIDDSNNGSHINVAVSGLTLTGGDIVGVGGAIFNNESLSISNSTLTANAATGRGGAIVNGNDANLNLTGSTLSNNRTRDDGGGIVNFGTASVVESTISGNSAVQDGGGIFSYFYDSLTVRNSTISGNSASGSGGAIFNLNGTINVNSSTLTNNTASNSGGGIFGTNAGPTVINVANSIVSGNTAPSNPNVSGTLDSNSSNILSGNPLLGPLANNGGPTKTHALLTGSPAIDAGSSSELFDQRGVPRPIDDPVAPGSGTDIGAYELESTLPTVVSVDTNLSFIADANVGTDAFAVAVVFSEPMDSGVTPVLTFNPTASTALANGTGLWSGGNQTYTVTYDVVDTGVDIANVTIDVTGAKDIAGNGQVDYTPEIEFSVDTLNPTVAVDIVAATMDAGSTSVVNFLFSESVSDFGDSDITVIRGTLSPISGSGTTYSATFTPQVGAELTAAITVATNRFTDAAGNSNVNSSSDTVELLPSRGLVVDTTAYGRDGNYTLGQLSLNEAVFLANLVSGPDTISFGSYFDTPRTINVSGSVLSITDTLTIAGPGQELLTLNAFNNSRVLDFTGTTGDLTVSGLKLTRGQTTQYGGGIRFLSSGDLTLIASTVSESTGYYGGGIYAPAGDVFVINSTVSGNTAGISGGGIFASNSSATVTVIDSTVSGNVASTGHGGGINSYLGDLSLIGSTISGNSASLYGGGILTGPNSVSIDRSTIFGNSAQVGGGIRAFSTNANPSFTVTNSIIYGNTASAAPQLAHNLGSVLTINYTLIGSTSGTLINGSTGTGNLFGWNPQLGPLADNGGPTQTHALSASSPAIDAGNPTIAFNATEYDQRGLPFVRVFDGNASAGSRIDMGAFEFQTLPTLVVDSLGDIDDDDYSAGELTLREAVYLANVAPGINTITFGSLFDTVQSINLTAGELQINESLAVIGPGQDLLTIDAQGASRVVNFSSFNDDLSISGLTLTGGQTTGDGGGIIFNSSGNLALTGSTVSDNTSTFRGGGIYTVNGNVNLNSSTVSGNSITGSDAYGGGIYSFSGPVNLTSSTISGNSITGTGTSAGGGVYTSSGNVTLTNSTVSGNQANTAANSFGGGIATRSGSLAASGSTISENQAHSAGGIWVEYSPPVTIYNSIIAENPSTNAELSLGSGTRTIDYSLISFSAATFGIGNLSFQAPMLGPLADNGGPTQTHALLPGSPAFNAGDPAIVFNAAEFDQRGSGFDRVKFGRIDIGSFERNGYDFGDSPSPYPTLLTNNGAAHEPIGPTLGQLRDAEGDGQADDGADEDGVTFNAGTILIGATDATVTVNVQGGPAKLDAWIDFDGDGSWNAVEQVFESVDVVNGDNVLTFSVPATAIGGLTQARFRLSTAGNLSPGGFASDGEVEDYPVTIIDLAPPSVTSVTAFRIVGSVATTSSLISDADVGVHKVAFVIQFSEAMDQNAIPVLTFDKDVTSTLVNADGFWPITNGNVSFVVFYDVLDANIRIDDVTIDITGATDVFANAQLDYTPEIEFSIDTLNPTVTVDFATDALDGSGSSLVSFNVSETMTGFDVGDVATIGGTLSGFVLNDPFYSAIFTPNVGFEGTARVTVVAGSVSDAAGNFAAEALDTIEVLPSRGLIVDTSTDVVDGDYSPNELSLREAVLLANLVPDDVITFDAAVFTGGANSLIRLTQGELLITAGLTIDGSLGTEIVITADASSNDVLVPGTYVTDVAASLAANASSLDDNSRVVNFSAATGDLTLVGLTVTGGRTTGANDIGGGIRFDSMDGLTLTSSTVSGNSTTGELGLGGGIYAFGDATLDSSTLSGNRTYGNEGIGGGIFARHGDVILTSSTISGNSTSGDFADGGGIAARYGDITLMESTISGNSGSDGGGIFMFRGGLSLSHSTISGNVAEERGGGVFVINYGYNPPLTIESSIVAGNTDNGSGPDLHPDPDSTQTINHSLIGISALTITGSNNQIGSVATPVEPLLGALADNGGPTQTHALLPGSPAINAGDPGFSSPPNFDQRGFARVAGGQIDMGAFEAQETPSLTVTTPNDIIDENDQFTSLREAIRFANALPGSQTITFDANIFLGDGNSLIRLTQGELEITDMLTIDGTTGLNVTITGDALGNDELVLGTLITDVAASVNLQLDNNSRVLNFSSTTGDLTVNGLTVTGGQALDGGGIRFNSDGVLSLISSTISGNSAYQGGGIWNKGTAIVTSSVLSGNSAYQGGGGGIWNLGTMTVTNSTLSGNIGGIGSGGGINNVSGTVTVTSSTLSGNSAFAGGGINNVSGTVTVNNSIVAGSTSGGDLVGTFNGTFNLIQDGSGGLVDTIVGNPLLGPLANNGGPTLTHAISPVSPAFNAGDPAIPFNVGEFDQRGSTPFSRVLFGRIDIGAFESSGFDFGDAPDSYGTLLASEGARHEAVGPTLGATRDGESDAVAPLDGSGDGADDDGVIFGTIQVGQTDASVTVNVQGAAGKLDAWIDFNGDGTFDGLGERIASRALVNVGDNVVLFDVPADAVSGQTLYARIRLSTAGGLGPRGLALDGEVEDHPLTINPPDFSRFFADSGQSLVNSSLSYSVSMGDLDGDGDLDAFVANVQGDHQVWINTGGVFAGSQTLANSLRSTSVSLGDLDGDGDLDAFVANDQGAHQVWTNTGGVFAGSQTLANNLRSFSVSLGDFDGDGDLDAFVANNSDDHQVWTNAGGVFTNSQSLVNGLRSYSVSLGDIDGDGDLDAFVANVGDDHQVWTNTNGVFTNSQSLANSSNSRSVRLGDVDGDGDLDAFVANYQGDHQVWTNTGGVFAGSQSLVNSSLSYSVSMGDLDGDGDLDAFVANYQGDHQVWTNTNGVFAGSQTLANSLGGLSVSLGDVDSDGDLDALVVNYTGDHQVWTNVKPDFGDAPDSYGTLLASDGARHDTVGPTLGATRDIESDAVAPLDGSGDGADDDGVFFGTIQVGTAIAGVNIDLQNAASARVDAWIDFDGNGVWDASDRILDNVFVSGGLQTLNFVVPANAVVGDTYARVRVSSAGGLGPHGPALDGEVEDYLVTITKNVVFNLPTGVSNDVNLQLNGANVEVTDNNNGGAVMFTTPLSSTQSLTINGGTLNDNVNIDFDATTAGGFFSFVGGIAFNGSNGIDKLVVNGTGTSRATYHSSNSTLGDASITTRDGANTSVVAFTGVEPLAVTGMLTFAVDGTLNVGADTLTIESTLMAALDDLTLLDGGTITSASGLALGSGESLIGNGTIDGPFAGQSGSTVLLTGDLTIGDAAAFNGFDTDGILRIANHTLTLMDANQVVLGSLTTLGSSGNAGTIIAANGALIDFGDNLTGFGTLDTPNDLALMSLINGSVDGTSPAQPITLPGYSKGIGSLNNVNITGTHSPGFSPAQVVNGSVTYAASATTIIELGGTTPGSSGHDQLIHTGAVALGGDIQVVELNGFTPNVGDSFVLMTSSAGFTGDFDRVELPAAPLGSDWDLKVGSNEVRLTLVDLAQVGAVLMDNDTGQRSQIRTLEVQFEGSVDIEPGAFTLTKRGSQGGTVDITFTYQDDANDNTIATILFESTSVFTRGTQNSLVDGNYELSVDPNKVSRAGTSVRLDGDGNGLQGGDYGIGTLESDNFFAHFGDTSGDRIVGVPEYGQFIQTFFKPTNDAAFNDLYDFDGDGVVGIPDYGQFIQRFFKGIEYE
- a CDS encoding PEP-CTERM sorting domain-containing protein, producing MNRVLILIILVCSSAGVSRGAMVLTFDVNANLPDNQANLNLAANASFDVAINIALEAGDSLSAYAFKIRFDSEELILNSIVRTTPNVQFFTIDSSATNRNGNDDARLGNTNYQEVGVSAITNPVFIGGNPISGPFNFRAALLTFQSTGSLVSGDTDLIFELAAGDGFTDANGLSAVPNLSSSGNINATAVPEPSSLATFGLFCCVALGRRRRRSSGQKMS